A region from the Bacteroidota bacterium genome encodes:
- a CDS encoding OmpA family protein translates to MARILIASIVIIFSLSSCLVTKKKFDEQVALADKLLAEKNDCNDKLKEAQEGMEDLNRQIASLNEEIAKLKDSNASLQEKNTKLQDLKAESDAINEKVRSKMNELSNLSASEKDKLMKQLAAKEKELMDRSEELNRLSRDLNERDAKVRELQSLIAKKDSAVQALKKKMLDALTGFGAGDLTVYEKDGKVYVALSDKLLFATGSYSVEPRGKEALKKIAEVLNKNSDISIMVEGHTDSKPYITSTTGPINSNWDLSVMRASSVSKILTDENKVDPRRVTPAGRSQYFPVESNDTPEGRSKNRRIEIVLTPDIKGIMDILGGAR, encoded by the coding sequence ATGGCCCGCATTCTCATTGCATCCATTGTAATTATTTTTTCGTTGTCATCCTGTTTGGTTACCAAAAAGAAGTTTGACGAACAGGTAGCGTTAGCAGATAAGTTATTGGCAGAAAAGAATGATTGCAACGATAAACTAAAAGAAGCGCAGGAAGGGATGGAAGATTTGAATCGGCAAATCGCAAGTTTGAATGAAGAAATTGCAAAGTTGAAAGACAGCAATGCTTCGCTACAGGAAAAGAACACAAAACTACAGGATTTGAAAGCGGAATCCGATGCTATTAATGAAAAGGTGAGGAGCAAGATGAATGAGCTCTCTAATCTGTCGGCTTCTGAAAAGGATAAACTGATGAAGCAATTAGCAGCGAAGGAAAAAGAACTAATGGATAGGAGTGAAGAGCTAAACCGCTTGAGCCGCGATCTGAATGAGCGGGATGCTAAAGTTCGGGAATTACAATCGCTGATTGCCAAAAAAGATTCGGCGGTGCAGGCCTTAAAGAAAAAAATGTTGGATGCCTTGACCGGTTTCGGCGCTGGGGATCTAACGGTTTACGAAAAGGACGGTAAAGTCTATGTAGCTTTAAGTGATAAGTTGTTATTCGCTACCGGTAGCTATTCTGTTGAGCCGAGAGGAAAGGAGGCGCTAAAGAAAATTGCGGAGGTGTTGAACAAAAATTCCGACATCTCTATTATGGTTGAAGGGCACACAGACAGTAAGCCTTATATTACCAGTACTACCGGGCCGATAAATAGTAATTGGGACCTGAGTGTGATGCGTGCATCAAGTGTTTCTAAAATTCTTACAGATGAAAACAAAGTAGATCCGCGACGCGTAACTCCGGCAGGTCGGAGCCAGTATTTTCCTGTCGAGAGCAATGATACTCCTGAAGGAAGGAGTAAAAACCGGCGTATTGAAATCGTGTTGACTCCAGATATCAAAGGTATTATGGATATACTAGGTGGCGCTCGTTGA
- a CDS encoding DUF1573 domain-containing protein, with translation MKKVFMMLSLVGATMFANAQDAPAAATPDPNAAEIKWENMTLDYGTITKGDEKAASREFKFINTGKSPLIISSCRGSCGCTVPTCPTEPVLPGAKGTIKVHYDINRVGPFTKTVTVTSNAKNANETLKIQGTVNDVESAHTPTETTPSSTVVPSVKATPATPAPVKVSDKHPH, from the coding sequence ATGAAAAAAGTATTTATGATGTTAAGCTTGGTAGGTGCAACTATGTTTGCAAATGCACAAGACGCTCCGGCGGCAGCGACTCCAGATCCGAATGCCGCCGAAATCAAGTGGGAAAATATGACCCTTGATTATGGAACAATCACTAAAGGTGATGAAAAAGCGGCCTCCCGCGAATTCAAATTTATCAACACAGGTAAATCGCCGTTGATAATTTCAAGCTGTCGGGGGTCCTGCGGTTGCACAGTTCCTACATGCCCTACCGAGCCAGTTCTCCCAGGTGCCAAAGGAACTATTAAGGTTCACTACGATATAAACCGAGTTGGTCCTTTTACAAAAACCGTGACGGTTACTTCCAATGCAAAGAACGCAAACGAAACTCTTAAAATCCAGGGTACAGTAAATGATGTTGAATCTGCACATACTCCAACAGAAACTACGCCAAGTAGCACTGTGGTTCCGTCTGTGAAAGCAACACCAGCTACGCCAGCTCCTGTTAAAGTGAGCGACAAGCACCCTCATTAA